In Carya illinoinensis cultivar Pawnee chromosome 7, C.illinoinensisPawnee_v1, whole genome shotgun sequence, the following are encoded in one genomic region:
- the LOC122314883 gene encoding PH-interacting protein-like, with product MSFTSLKQSTGWIHNMDSWKCVSSADAPSHIMAPLKFSNKVHGKDQSKKGATGHIETKVDIDLGEVYFLILHFLSSGPCQRTFGQFCNELLEHQLLPRRYHAGFSRSGAHNEDDDDGDGISFPLSYNHLVERYPHIEKDHLVRLLKQLIASVAPPFHLKVGGSTPNAADVPTLLGSGSFSLFDCERNVGNKQVKPLQAYLRWPHMQADQVRGLSLREIGGGFTKHHRAPSIRSACYAVAKPLTMVQKMQNKMKLRGHRSAVYCAIFDRLGRYVITGSDDRLVKIWSMETAFSLASCRGHEGDITDLAVSSNNALVASASNDFVIRVWRLPDGMPISVLRGHTGAVTAIVFSPRPSAVYQLLSSSDDGTCRIWDARFSQCKPRIYTPKPSDVLNGKSSGPSSNGPSSSNGLQSHQILCCAYNANGTVFVTGSSDTFARVWSAFKSSPDDSDQPMHEMDVLSGHENDVNYVQFSGCAVASKTSMSDSFKEDNIPKFKNSWFCHDNIVTCSRDGSAIIWVPRSRRSHGKVGRWTRAYHLKVPPPPLPPQPPRGGPRHRFLPTPRGVNMIVWSLDNRFVLAAIMDCRICVWNAVDGSLVHSLTGHSESSYVLDVHPFNPRIAMSAGYDGRTIVWDIWEGTPIWTYDIGRFKLVDGKFSPDGTSIVLSDDVGQIYLLNTGQGESQKDAKLDQFFLGDYRPLIRDAMGNVLDQESQLPPHRRNIQDPLCDSSMMPYPEPYQSMYQKRRLGALGIEWQPSSVKYAVGLDFGLGQDDQMLPLADLERMIEPLPEFVDAMYWEPENEVIISDDNDSEYNVAEENFSEGDQASISASSSSDLESSAEDSEVERSHRDSLRRSRRKKHKTEVESMTSSGRRVKKRNLNECDGTVSWSNRAKKSRSSQKVSQRKSSKAKTMRPQRVAALNALNMFSRITGTSSDGEDENDSENDSSDSELLLQDSNLKINRTDANLQNMQWQCGKEELSYVGEFTDVPKPPELSEPHPNVGSKRRLLLKFSLRDSKKHVSPEDTRSKCENQAAPVCPSSRPHETTQEDGTNKSSMDPMSSFTDIIDVELSQNQIRSDCMDKAQHGKAREHSEAPAGDEESKHRWEEVNGCTSKCSRSGDLLPRDAFTESVASFDVQKENKNDMNGDEEQFGTDASAAPYDGNSDMGCKDSSRSDQCRDKSLKIYEVVDTNDSNRLKENAPLKPTKLIIRTKKRIATDPKSPSKLKFTTTVEDRSSARGEDTGTSSSLRSQHLYSDMRMSDATRGSEKFYQAKTDLEGSDNDLEENTATFNDHHDVEAAVPEASNDAARRTRSIKIKATSWEPNVVKHSFKLRSGRASMGTSINAEKSSMELSDQFLQGSRSTRNQRGGYNDYEPNSSARRKLNNSGRKLSWLMLSEHEEGYRYIPQLGDEVVYLRQGHEEFIESSLLSEIGPWRSINRNLSAVEICKVEGFDYATLPGSGDSCCKIKLRFENHSSVGFGKTFELTLPELIDFPDFVVEKTRYDAAIRRNWTHRDKCLVWWRNPNGEGGKWWEGRILSSKPKCQEFPDSPWERYAVCYRSDPTDDHLHCPWELHDPDILWEHPHIDDESRDKLLSLFAKLERPVDGNKDYYGLAKLNHAAQKSDFSNRFPVPLYPELICSRLKNEYYRSLEAVKHDIMVMLSNALSYFSQPELGKMKRLSDWFRRKLSRL from the exons ATGTCTTTCACTTCGTTGAAGCAATCCACAG GTTGGATTCATAATATGGATAGTTGGAAGTGCGTATCCTCTGCTGATGCACCTTCTCATATTATGGCgcctttaaaattttcaaataaggtGCATGGAAAGGATCAATCTAAAAAAGGAGCTACAGGTCACATTGAGACTAAGGTTGATATAGACCTTGGAGaagtttactttttaattttgcaTTTCCTATCGTCTGGGCCATGCCAAAGGACTTTTGGGCAATTCTGCAATGAGCTTTTGGAACATCAGCTTTTGCCTAGAAGATATCATGCTGGGTTTTCAAGGAGTGGTGCACATAATGAGGATGATGACGATGGTGATGGCATCTCTTTCCCGTTGAGCTATAATCATCTGGTGGAGAG GTATCCCCACATTGAGAAGGATCACTTGGTAAGGCTTCTGAAGCAACTGATAGCGAGTGTAGCCCCTCCTTTTCATCTCAAGGTTGGAGGAAGTACTCCCAATGCAGCTGATGTTCCCACACTACTAGGATCCGGATCCTTTTCACTTTTCgatt GTGAGAGGAATGTAGGGAACAAGCAAGTTAAGCCTTTACAAGCTTACCTGCGTTGGCCTCACATGCAAGCTGATCAGGTACGCGGGCTAAGTTTAAGGGAAATTGGAGGAGGTTTCACCAAGCATCATCGTGCCCCATCCATTCGCTCTGCATGTTATGCAGTTGCTAAACCATTGACTATGGTACAAAAGATGCAAAATAAGATGAAGCTAAGGGGGCATCGTAGTGCTGTTTATTGTG CTATATTTGATAGGTTAGGAAGATATGTTATCACGGGCTCGGATGATCGACTTGTCAAGATTTGGTCAATGGAAACAGCATTTTCCTTGGCCAGTTGTCGAGGACATGAA GGTGACATTACTGACTTGGCTGTGAGTTCAAATAACGCTTTGGTGGCATCTGCTTCAAATGACTTTGTCATTCGAGTT TGGCGTTTGCCAGATGGAATGCCGATTTCAGTTTTAAGGGGGCATACTGGCGCTGTCACTGCTATTGTATTTAGTCCCAGGCCAAGTGCTGTTTACCAGCTTTTATC ATCATCAGATGATGGAACTTGTCGAATCTGGGATGCTAGGTTTTCCCAGTGCAAGCCTCGAATATACACACCAAAGCCTTCAGATGTCTTAAATG GGAAGAGCAGTGGTCCATCGAGTAATGGACCCTCCTCAAGCAATGGTCTGCAGAGCCATCAAATACTTTGTTGTGCTTACAATGCCAATGGAACCGTTTTTGTTACTGGTAGTTCTGACACTTTTGCGAGG GTTTGGAGTGCTTTTAAATCTAGCCCAGATGACTCTGATCAACCAATGCATGAGATGGATGTGTTATCTGGCCATGAGAACGATGTCAATTATGTGCAATTCAG TGGCTGTGCTGTGGCTTCAAAAACTTCAATGTCTGACTCATTCAAGGAGGATAACATTCCGAAGTTCAAAAATTCCTG GTTTTGTCATGACAACATCGTCACCTGTTCTCGTGATGGCAGTGCAATTATTTGGGTTCCAAGATCACGCAGATCCCAT GGAAAAGTTGGACGTTGGACACGGGCCTATCATTTAAAAGTTCCACCTCCTCCACTGCCTCCTCAGCCTCCCCGAGGAGGTCCACGTCATAGATTTCTTCCAACCCCCCGTGGTGTTAATATGATTGTATGGAGTCTGGATAATCGGTTTGTGCTTGCAGCTATCATGG ATTGCAGAATATGTGTCTGGAATGCTGTTGATGGTAGCTTAGTACATTCTTTAACCGGTCATAGTGAATCT TCTTATGTCTTGGATGTTCATCCCTTCAATCCGCGGATAGCTATGAGTGCTGGGTATGATGGGCGGACTATAGTTTGGGAT ATTTGGGAGGGCACACCTATATGGACCTATGATATTGGACGTTTTAAGTTGGTCGATGGAAAGTTTTCCCC gGATGGGACATCAATAGTACTTTCAGATGATGTTGGCCAAATATATTTACTAAACACAGGTCAAGGCGAGTCCCAAAAGGATGCCAAATTGGATCAG TTCTTCCTAGGGGACTATCGTCCCCTCATTCGGGATGCCATGGGAAATGTTCTTGATCAG GAGTCACAACTTCCCCCACATCGCAGGAACATTCAAGATCCTCTTTGTGATTCAA GTATGATGCCATATCCGGAACCCTATCAGAGTATGTATCAGAAACGTAGACTTGGTGCATTGGGCATTGAGTGGCAGCCTTCATCCGTAAAATATGCTGTTGGTCTGGATTTTGGTCTGGGCCAGGATGATCAGATGCTCCCCTTGGCTGATTTGGAAAGAATGATTGAGCCACTACCGGAGTTTGTAGATGCCATGTATTGGGAACCAGAAAATGAAGTCATAATAAGTGATGATAATGATTCAGAGTACAATGTTGCCGAGGAAAATTTCAGTGAAGGTGACCAGGCCAGTATAAGTGCCAGCTCTTCTAGTGATCTAGAGTCCAGTGCAGAAGACAGTGAGGTTGAACGCAGCCATAGAGATAGCCTTCGCAGATCAAGaaggaaaaaacacaaaactGAA GTCGAGTCAATGACTTCTTCAGGGAGGCGAGTGAAGAAAAGGAATCTGAATGAGTGTGATGGCACTGTATCTTGGAGTAACAGAGCGAAGAAATCAAGAAGTAGTCAGAAAGTTTCCCAGAGGAAGTCTTCTAAAGCTAAGACTATGAGACCCCAGCGTGTTGCTGCACTCAATGCGCTAAATATGTTTTCTCGAATCACTGGAACATCTTCAGATGGAGAAGATGAAAATGACTCAGAAAATGATTCCTCAGATAGTGAGTTGCTGCTGCAAGATTCAAACCTCAAAATCAACAGGACTGATGCAAACTTGCAGAATATGCAGTGGCAATGTGGGAAAGAGGAACTTTCATATGTAGGTGAGTTTACAGATGTACCCAAGCCTCCAGAACTTTCTGAACCTCATCCAAATGTTGGTAGCAAGCGAAGATTACTCCTGAAGTTTTCACTTCGTGATTCTAAGAAGCATGTGTCTCCAGAAGACACAAGATCCAAATGTGAGAATCAGGCTGCTCCAGTTTGTCCATCCTCTAGACCTCATGAAACCACTCAAGAAGACGGAACTAACAAAAGCTCCATGGATCCAATGTCATCTTTCACTGATATAATTGATGTGGAACTTTCCCAAAACCAGATCAGAAGTGATTGCATGGACAAAGCGCAACATGGAAAGGCCAGGGAGCATTCGGAGGCACCTGCAGGTGATGAGGAGAGTAAGCATAGGTGGGAAGAGGTCAATGGATGCACATCCAAGTGTTCAAGATCAGGAGATCTCTTGCCGAGAGATGCATTTACTGAATCGGTTGCAAGTTTTGATGTTCAAAAGGAAAACAAGAATGATATGAATGG GGATGAGGAGCAGTTTGGCACTGATGCTTCTGCAGCTCCATACGATGGAAATTCTGACATGGGATGCAAAGATTCGTCTAGATCTGATCAATGCAGAGACAAGTCACTAAAAATATATGAAGTCGTGGACACTAACGACTCAAACAGACTTAAAGAGAACGCTCCACTTAAGCCAACAAAGTTAATAATTAGGACAAAGAAAAGGATAGCAACGGACCCTAAAAGTCCTTCCAAACTGAAATTCACTACAACTGTGGAGGACCGGTCAAGTGCTAGAGGTGAAGATACTGGCACATCAAGTTCTTTGAGGTCACAGCATTTGTATTCAGACATGAGGATGTCTGATGCCACTCGGGGAAGTGAGAAATTCTATCAGGCGAAAACTGATTTGGAAGGTTCTGATAATGATTTGGAAGAAAATACTGCAACTTTTAATGACCATCATGATGTGGAAGCTGCTGTCCCTGAAGCTTCTAATGATGCAGCACGTAGAACCAGATCCATTAAGATAAAGGCAACGTCATGGGAGCCAAATGTTGTGAAACATAGCTTCAAGTTGCGAAGTGGCCGTGCATCGATGGGGACATCTATAAATGCTGAAAAATCCTCCATGGAATTGTCTGATCAGTTTCTTCAAGGATCAAGGTCTACAAGAAATCAGCGTGGTGGGTATAATGATTATGAACCAAATTCTTCCGCTAGGAGGAAATTAAATAATTCTGGAAGAAAACTGTCGTGGCTTATGTTGTCAGAGCATGAGGAGGGCTACCGTTACATCCCTCAGCTAGGTGATGAAGTTGTATATTTGAGACAG GGCCATGAAGAGTTTATAGAATCAAGTCTCTTGTCAGAAATAGGTCCTTGGAGATCAATCAATAGAAACTTGAGTGCTGTGGAAATTTGCAAAGTTGAAGGTTTTGATTATGCCACATTACCAGGCTCAGGGGATAGCTGCTGTAAAATCAAACTTAGATTTGAAAATCACTCCTCCGTTGGGTTTGGTAAAACATTCGAATTGACTCTGCCTGAACTGATTGATTTCCCTGATTTTGTTGTTGAGAAAACACGGTATGATGCTGCTATTAGGAGAAATTGGACACATAGGGATAAATGCCTAGTTTGGTGGAGAAATCCAAATGGGGAAGGTGGTAAGTGGTGGGAAGGTCGAATTCTTTCTTCAAAGCCCAAATGTCAAGAGTTTCCTGACAGTCCTTGGGAAAGATATGCTGTTTGTTACAGAAGTGATCCTACAGATGATCATCTACACTGTCCTTGGGAACTGCATGATCCTGACATTTTATGGGAGCACCCCCATATTGATGATGAGAGCAGAGATAAGCTCCTGTCTCTTTTTGCTAAATTGGAGCGGCCAGTGGATGGAAACAAG GATTATTATGGACTTGCTAAATTGAATCATGCTGCCCAGAAGTCAGACTTCTCTAATAG GTTTCCAGTTCCATTGTACCCGGAACTGATTTGTTCGAGGTTAAAGAATGAGTACTACCGGAGCTTGGAGGCTGTGAAGCATGACATAATGGTTATGTTATCAAATGCACTGTCTTATTTCTCACAGCCTGAGCTGGGTAAGATGAAGCGCCTGTCAGATTGGTTTAGAAGGAAATTGTCGAGGCTGTAG
- the LOC122315400 gene encoding DNA replication licensing factor MCM7 — protein MSMAKGLDFSTDKVLAKEFLSNFADAIGEAKYMNILQEVANRKIRAVQIDLEDLFNYKDLDEEFLRRITENTRRYIGIFAEAIDELMPEPTEAFTDDDHDILMTQRSDEGPENMDGSDPLQKMPPEIKRYFEVYIRASSKGRPYTIREVKASYIGQLVRISGIVTRCSDVKPLMQVAVYTCEDCGFEIYQEVTARVFMPLFECPSKRCVTNKTKGNLILQLRASKFLKFQEAKIQELAEHVPKGHIPRTMTVHLRGELTRKVAPGDVIELSGIFLPIPYTGFRAMRAGLVADTYLEAMSVTHFKKKYEEYELRGDEEEQIARLAEDGDIYNKLSRSLAPEIFGHEDIKKALLLLLVGAPHRKLKDGMKIRGDLHICLMGDPGVAKSQLLKHIINVAPRGVYTTGKGSSGVGLTAAVQKDPVTNEMVLEGGALVLADMGICAIDEFDKMDESDRTAIHEVMEQQTVSIAKAGITTSLNARTAVLAAANPAWGRYDLRRTPAENINLPPALLSRFDLLWLILDRADLDSDLELARHVVYVHQNKESPALGFTPLDPSVLRAYISAARRVSPCVPRELEEYVASAYSSIRQEEAKSNTPHSYTTVRTLLSILRISAALARLRFSDTVAQSDVDEALRLMQMSKFSLYSDERQKSGLDAISDIYSILRDEAARTNRMDVSYAHALNWISRKGYSEAQLKECLEEYAALNVWQIHPHTFDIRFIDA, from the exons ATGAGCATGGCGAAGGGCCTTGATTTCAGCACAGACAAAG TTCTGGCGAAAGAGTTCCTTTCTAACTTTGCTGATGCAATTGGCGAAGCAAAGTACATGAACATCCTT CAAGAAGTTGCGAACCGTAAAATCCGAGCAGTTCAGATTGATCTCGAGGACTTGTTTAAT TACAAGGACTTGGATGAAGAATTTCTCAGACGCATTACCGAGAATACCCGAAGGTATATTGGGATTTTTGCTGAGGCAATTGATGAGCTCATGCCAGAACCCACGGAGGCCTTTACGGATGATGATCATGACATATTGATGACACAAAGGTCTGATGAAGGGCCGGAGAATATGGACGGTTCTGATCCACTTCAGAAAATGCCTCCAGAAATCAAACGCTACTT TGAAGTTTATATAAGAGCTTCATCAAAGGGACGGCCATATACCATCAGGGAGGTCAAGGCTTCATACATTGGCCAACTTGTGAGGATATCTGGTATTGTCACGCGTTGCTCAGATGTGAAACCATTAATGCAGGTAGCCGTGTATACATGTGAAGACTGCGGTTTTGAAATTTACCAG GAAGTGACTGCTCGAGTTTTCATGCCCCTGTTTGAGTGTCCATCCAAGCGTTGtgtaacaaacaaaacaaagggGAACCTTATTCTGCAGCTCAGGGCATCAAAGTTTTTGAAGTTTCAAGAG GCCAAAATTCAAGAGTTGGCTGAACATGTTCCAAAAGGTCATATTCCACGAACGATGACTGTCCATTTGAGGGGAGAACTCACAAGAAAG GTAGCCCCAGGTGATGTTATTGAATTATCTGGGATTTTTCTCCCCATTCCATACACTGGGTTTAGAGCGATGCGTGCTGGCTTAGTTGCAGATACGTACTTAGAGGCCATGTCTGTCAcacatttcaagaaaaaatatgaaga GTATGAACTTAGAGGAGATGAGGAAGAACAAATTGCACGTTTAGCTGAGGATGGTGATATTTATAATAAGCTGTCCCGATCATTGGCACCTGAAATTTTTGGACATGAAGATATAAAAAAAGCTCTACTTCTTCTCCTTGTGGGTGCTCCTCACCGGAAGTTGAAAGATGGAATGAAG ATTAGAGGAGATTTACATATATGTTTGATGGGTGATCCTGGGGTTGCAAAGAGTCAACTTCTTAAGCACATAATTAATGTCGCACCCAGGGGCGTGTACACTACTGGCAAAGGAAGCAGTGGAGTTGGTCTAACTGCTGCCGTTCAGAAAGATCCAGTGACAAATGAGATGGTCCTGGAAGGAGGAGCTTTG GTGCTAGCGGACATGGGTATATGTGCCATTGATGAGTTTGACAAGATGGATGAATCAGATCGAACCGCGATACACGAAGTTATGGAGCAGCAAACTGTCAGCATTGCTAAGGCTGGAATCACTACGTCCCTGAATGCAAGAACTGCTGTTCTGGCTGCAGCCAATCCAGCTTG GGGAAGATATGACCTAAGAAGAACTCCAGCTGAAAACATTAATCTTCCTCCAGCCCTTCTATCAAGATTTGACCTTCTATGGCTGATCCTTGATCGAGCAGATCTTGATAGTGATCTTGAATTGGCTAGGCATGTGGTCTATGTGCACCAGAATAAAGAATCTCCTGCTCTTGGTTTCACTCCCCTTGATCCATCTGTTCTTCG TGCTTATATTTCAGCAGCCAGAAGAGTGTCTCCTTGTGTCCCAAGGGAACTGGAGGAGTATGTTGCTAGTGCTTATTCCAGCATTCGGCAAGAAGAAGCCAAATCTAATACTCCACATTCCTATACAACTGTCAGAACTCTGCTCAGCATTCTCCGGATATCAGCT GCACTAGCAAGACTCCGTTTTTCTGATACTGTGGCTCAGAGTGATGTGGATGAAGCACTTAGGTTAATGCAGATGTCGAAGTTCTCTTTGTACTCAGACGAGCGCCAAAAATCTGGACTGGATGCTATCTCAGATATCTATTCAATCTTGCGAGATGAAGCTGCAAGGACTAATAGGATGGATGTGAGCTATGCTCATGCACTCAACTGGATATCTCGGAAG GGATACAGTGAAGCCCAACTGAAAGAATGTTTGGAGGAATACGCAGCCTTAAATGTGTGGCAGATACATCCCCACACCTTTGACATCCGATTTATCGATGCCTGA